The proteins below come from a single Pedobacter aquae genomic window:
- the nusB gene encoding transcription antitermination factor NusB, translating to MLNRRHLRVKVMQTLYAFQQTESTDYRLQEKNLLASVDKVYEMYISLLALINDVVQYADIDAIERSNKHLPSEEDLNPNLKILNNLFIKLLLDCEDYQQAIKKYRTSWDFDPELARSLFASLKASTEYQEYIKAEGQDLHTDKDIIKFIFKKIILKSSLAQSALEEKHINWQVDQDVLQAMIAKTLKNFSSLEGDHKLAQISSNWAEDKEFIIDLFHKTVANEASFQELIAGKTKNWEADRIAMMDVIIMKMAIAEMIYFSSIPVKVTINEYLEIAKEFSTPKSNSFINGILDKIFEELSSQNKIRKYGRGLN from the coding sequence ATGTTAAATAGAAGGCATTTAAGAGTAAAAGTAATGCAAACGTTGTATGCATTTCAACAAACCGAGTCTACAGATTACAGGCTGCAAGAGAAAAATCTGCTAGCAAGTGTAGATAAAGTATATGAAATGTATATCAGCTTATTAGCTTTAATTAATGATGTTGTACAATATGCAGATATTGATGCCATAGAAAGGTCTAACAAGCATTTGCCTTCAGAAGAGGATTTAAATCCGAATCTTAAAATATTAAATAATTTATTTATAAAACTTTTGCTAGACTGTGAAGATTATCAGCAGGCTATAAAAAAGTATAGAACTTCTTGGGATTTTGATCCAGAACTTGCCCGTTCTTTATTTGCATCTTTAAAGGCTTCTACAGAATATCAGGAATACATCAAAGCTGAAGGCCAAGATTTACATACTGATAAAGATATCATCAAATTTATTTTCAAGAAAATCATCTTAAAATCTTCTTTAGCACAATCTGCTTTAGAAGAAAAACATATCAATTGGCAGGTAGACCAAGATGTTTTACAGGCCATGATTGCTAAAACCTTAAAGAATTTCTCTTCTTTAGAGGGAGACCATAAATTAGCGCAAATAAGCTCTAATTGGGCAGAAGATAAAGAGTTTATCATAGATTTATTTCATAAAACTGTGGCTAACGAAGCGTCTTTTCAAGAGCTTATTGCAGGTAAAACAAAGAATTGGGAAGCAGATAGAATTGCCATGATGGATGTCATCATCATGAAAATGGCTATCGCAGAAATGATTTACTTTTCTAGTATCCCGGTTAAGGTTACCATTAATGAATATCTTGAAATAGCAAAAGAATTTAGTACACCTAAGAGTAATTCATTCATAAATGGTATTTTAGACAAAATATTTGAGGAATTAAGCTCACAAAACAAAATAAGAAAATACGGAAGAGGTTTAAATTAA
- a CDS encoding DUF1573 domain-containing protein — translation MKKCFLVLGVAIFLFTGCSNNGSTKSDTNSADTTSASTKGAAAITFKEGTYDFGKIKDGEKVSHDFVFENTGEAPLIILNATATCGCTVPEWPKEPIAVGGTAKITVVFDSAGKVGLQDKVVTILANTVPNTTQIHLIGEVTQ, via the coding sequence ATGAAAAAATGTTTTTTAGTACTAGGTGTTGCTATTTTTCTTTTTACAGGATGTAGCAATAATGGTTCAACAAAAAGTGATACTAACAGTGCTGATACTACCAGCGCATCTACTAAAGGTGCGGCAGCTATTACTTTTAAAGAAGGAACTTATGATTTTGGTAAGATAAAAGATGGCGAGAAGGTATCTCACGACTTTGTTTTTGAAAATACAGGAGAAGCACCTTTGATTATCTTAAATGCAACAGCAACTTGTGGTTGTACAGTTCCAGAATGGCCAAAAGAACCAATTGCAGTTGGCGGTACTGCAAAAATTACCGTAGTTTTTGATAGCGCAGGTAAAGTTGGCTTACAAGATAAAGTGGTAACTATTTTGGCTAATACCGTTCCAAACACCACACAAATACACTTAATAGGAGAAGTAACTCAATAA
- the yajC gene encoding preprotein translocase subunit YajC: MLNFVLLQAGSGVMQFLPMLLIVVVFYFFMIRPQMKKAKDHKKFVAELKKGDKVITTAGIHGRIVDLNETTIVVETEGGGKIRFEKAAVSLESSKSLNS, from the coding sequence ATGTTAAATTTTGTTTTATTACAAGCAGGCAGCGGAGTAATGCAATTCCTTCCAATGCTATTAATCGTTGTGGTTTTCTATTTTTTCATGATTAGACCACAAATGAAAAAAGCTAAAGACCATAAAAAGTTTGTTGCTGAATTAAAAAAAGGAGATAAAGTAATTACCACTGCCGGTATACACGGTAGAATTGTTGATTTAAATGAAACCACTATAGTTGTAGAAACAGAAGGTGGTGGTAAAATCAGATTTGAAAAAGCGGCAGTTTCTTTAGAATCTTCTAAAAGCTTAAATAGCTAA
- a CDS encoding YbbR-like domain-containing protein: MSIIRLSAAERKKISIFFTCLLLAVTAWMFYSLSLKYDYQLKTLVTFKNLPQYKAFYPLQSDTVMLNVQGTGWQLLFNRIGVGSKEIKVDLASLEKQHFVTFTEQLPTINKQFSSLQKIISVQPDTLFFDFTTRKVKRVPVKFIADVNYKKQFGQSKDTKLKPAYVTITGPQEQLQRISYWETDTFRKKNVDASLSSKVYLQEPSEPNISLFPLSVEMQLPVEEFTEKVITIPVRVINNPDYQQVKIIPEKVSLTVMVALSYYADITEEDFTVTADLSLWRRSGANKLPVVIRNKNAYVKISQVIPQQVDFMILK; encoded by the coding sequence ATGTCAATCATCCGGTTATCTGCAGCAGAGCGTAAAAAAATAAGTATCTTTTTTACTTGTTTGCTTTTAGCTGTTACCGCCTGGATGTTTTACTCCCTATCTCTTAAATATGATTATCAGCTTAAAACGTTGGTAACATTTAAAAATTTACCTCAATACAAAGCTTTTTACCCTTTACAGTCTGATACGGTTATGCTAAACGTACAAGGTACAGGCTGGCAGCTTTTATTTAATAGAATAGGAGTAGGTTCTAAAGAGATAAAAGTAGATTTAGCTTCCTTAGAAAAGCAGCATTTTGTAACTTTTACCGAGCAATTGCCAACCATCAATAAACAGTTTTCATCTTTACAAAAAATCATCAGCGTACAGCCAGATACTCTTTTCTTTGATTTTACAACTCGGAAAGTTAAGCGTGTACCTGTGAAGTTTATTGCTGATGTTAATTATAAAAAGCAATTTGGGCAATCAAAAGATACCAAATTAAAGCCTGCTTATGTTACCATAACTGGTCCTCAAGAGCAATTGCAGCGCATTAGTTATTGGGAAACAGATACTTTCAGGAAGAAAAATGTAGACGCTTCTTTATCCTCAAAGGTATATTTACAAGAGCCTTCAGAACCTAATATCAGCTTATTTCCACTATCGGTAGAAATGCAGCTGCCTGTAGAAGAATTTACAGAAAAAGTGATCACTATTCCAGTTAGGGTTATCAATAACCCAGATTACCAGCAGGTTAAAATCATCCCTGAAAAGGTTAGCCTTACGGTGATGGTTGCGCTTTCTTATTATGCCGATATTACTGAAGAAGACTTTACTGTAACGGCTGATTTAAGTTTATGGAGAAGATCTGGTGCTAACAAGCTTCCGGTTGTCATCAGAAATAAAAATGCTTATGTTAAGATAAGTCAGGTAATTCCTCAGCAGGTAGATTTTATGATTCTTAAATAA
- the coaE gene encoding dephospho-CoA kinase (Dephospho-CoA kinase (CoaE) performs the final step in coenzyme A biosynthesis.) — protein MMKVGITGGIGSGKTTVCKFFELLGIPVFYADTAGKELMLSDLDVKKAVVNLFGEAAYFPDASLNRKYIADIVFKDSQKLDALNAIIHPAVKNAFLLWSEEQKAPYVLKEAALLFESKSYLDNDYNILVSSPVALRIQRVMARDQTSREKVLERIEKQLPEEEKEKLADFFILNNEELHLIPQVLKLHQQLMLLAQQK, from the coding sequence ATGATGAAAGTAGGAATTACAGGCGGTATTGGTAGTGGCAAAACCACAGTATGTAAGTTTTTTGAGCTTCTTGGCATTCCTGTTTTTTATGCTGATACAGCAGGGAAAGAATTGATGTTAAGTGATTTAGACGTAAAAAAAGCTGTCGTTAATTTATTTGGAGAGGCTGCTTATTTCCCAGATGCTAGCTTAAATAGGAAATATATAGCTGATATTGTTTTCAAGGATAGTCAAAAATTAGATGCTTTAAATGCTATTATTCATCCCGCTGTTAAAAATGCCTTTTTACTTTGGAGCGAGGAACAAAAAGCGCCTTACGTTTTAAAAGAAGCAGCTTTACTTTTTGAAAGTAAATCTTATTTAGATAATGATTATAATATTTTAGTTTCTTCGCCAGTAGCGTTACGGATTCAAAGGGTAATGGCAAGAGACCAAACCAGCAGAGAAAAAGTTTTAGAACGTATAGAAAAGCAGCTTCCAGAAGAAGAAAAAGAAAAACTTGCTGATTTTTTTATCCTCAATAATGAGGAATTACACCTCATACCACAGGTCTTAAAATTACATCAGCAATTGATGCTTTTAGCTCAACAGAAATGA
- a CDS encoding MBL fold metallo-hydrolase encodes MIIDDFLVLKPEGIYCRYADFYLDPQLPVQHAVISHAHGDHAKANNHSVYCTAFTRKLMELRYKKQAAKDFILIHYHQEFFIKDVKLTFYPAGHILGSAMIKMEYQGCSYLYTGDYKLQEDATCEPAELVKADVLITETTFANPEIQHPNVEDEIKKLNKIEQNIILGVYGLGKAQRITSLINQFCPQKEVHLHYAIYPIHQLYETFGYQLGKYQLYNRKSLKQNQLHQVYLVPPLTFNSYTRAKGVARVFASGWKYLQKGNDAALYISDHVDWNDILYTIKEVKPKEIWTLHGDGMALKQYFKKDLVVKLL; translated from the coding sequence ATGATTATAGATGATTTTTTAGTCCTTAAACCAGAAGGAATATATTGCCGATACGCTGATTTTTATTTAGATCCACAATTACCAGTACAGCATGCCGTAATTTCTCATGCACACGGAGACCATGCAAAGGCTAACAACCACAGCGTTTATTGTACCGCATTTACCAGAAAGTTAATGGAGCTTCGTTATAAAAAACAAGCCGCTAAAGATTTTATCCTTATCCATTATCATCAAGAGTTTTTTATTAAGGATGTGAAGCTAACTTTTTATCCGGCTGGGCATATTTTAGGTTCTGCCATGATAAAGATGGAATATCAAGGCTGCTCTTATTTATATACTGGTGATTATAAGTTACAAGAAGACGCTACCTGCGAGCCAGCCGAATTGGTTAAAGCCGATGTTCTGATTACCGAAACTACCTTTGCAAATCCAGAAATACAACATCCAAACGTAGAGGATGAGATAAAAAAGTTAAATAAAATAGAACAAAATATTATTCTTGGAGTGTACGGTTTAGGTAAAGCACAAAGGATTACAAGTTTAATAAACCAGTTTTGTCCACAAAAAGAAGTTCATCTTCATTATGCTATTTATCCAATACATCAGCTTTATGAAACTTTTGGGTACCAATTAGGTAAATATCAATTATATAATAGAAAAAGTTTAAAACAAAATCAGTTACATCAAGTATATTTAGTGCCACCATTAACTTTTAATAGTTATACAAGAGCTAAAGGAGTAGCTAGGGTATTTGCCTCGGGATGGAAATATTTACAAAAAGGTAATGATGCTGCTTTATATATTTCTGACCATGTAGATTGGAACGATATTTTGTATACCATAAAAGAGGTTAAACCTAAAGAAATTTGGACTTTACATGGTGATGGTATGGCACTTAAACAATATTTTAAAAAGGATTTAGTAGTTAAGTTGCTTTAA
- a CDS encoding DUF5522 domain-containing protein, whose product MLVENIDYYINEDGNFVFTEAYHLKRGYCCKNGCKHCPWSYKKEKPDKNIKK is encoded by the coding sequence ATGTTGGTAGAAAATATTGATTATTATATTAACGAAGATGGTAATTTTGTATTTACAGAAGCTTACCATTTAAAGCGTGGCTATTGCTGTAAAAACGGATGTAAACATTGCCCTTGGTCTTATAAAAAAGAAAAGCCTGATAAAAATATAAAGAAGTAA
- a CDS encoding MarR family winged helix-turn-helix transcriptional regulator — translation MELEKEIFSKGFDSFYNKAIVNILYTHGWLSNHLKSELDKSNITPQQYNVLRILRGQLPNPATINLLKERMLDKMSDASRIVDRLVQKELVKRSINKKDRRAVDIIITDKGLKLLESIPMEAHVINILKNNLSEEEAKQLSDLLDKFRG, via the coding sequence ATGGAATTAGAAAAAGAGATATTTAGCAAAGGTTTTGATAGTTTTTACAATAAAGCTATCGTGAATATTCTTTACACACATGGTTGGTTAAGCAATCATTTAAAAAGCGAATTAGATAAATCTAATATTACTCCGCAACAGTATAATGTTCTTAGAATTTTAAGGGGACAACTTCCTAATCCGGCCACTATAAACTTATTAAAAGAACGTATGTTAGATAAAATGTCTGACGCCTCTCGTATAGTTGATCGTTTGGTTCAGAAAGAACTGGTTAAACGCTCTATCAATAAAAAAGATAGGAGAGCGGTTGATATCATCATTACTGATAAAGGGCTGAAATTGCTAGAAAGTATCCCTATGGAAGCACATGTTATCAATATTTTGAAAAACAATCTTTCAGAGGAAGAAGCAAAACAATTGAGCGATTTATTAGATAAATTTAGAGGTTAA
- a CDS encoding ZIP family metal transporter, producing the protein MNYLILFILTTGAIIGGFSVFFVKKDHPQRLKLILAFSGAYLFAITVLHLLPDVYQGNNHEVGLFILGGFILQILLEQFSDGIEHGHIHKHSHQKSFPWGIMLSLSLHAFLEGMPIAAAHNQELVLGIAIHHIPAAFALGSVLLSNHISKKTTSILLIVFALMSPFGYLFSFSLKNGALLGEYYSSIMGIVIGIFLHISTTILFESTVDHRFTLKKTLAVSLGLLLALVGYLLH; encoded by the coding sequence ATGAATTATTTAATCCTCTTTATCCTTACAACCGGAGCAATCATAGGCGGTTTTTCTGTATTTTTTGTTAAAAAAGATCATCCGCAAAGGCTTAAACTTATTTTAGCTTTTAGTGGTGCTTATTTGTTTGCCATAACCGTTTTACACCTTTTACCTGATGTTTACCAAGGGAATAACCATGAAGTTGGCCTATTTATTTTAGGAGGTTTTATCTTACAAATACTATTAGAGCAATTTTCTGATGGTATTGAGCATGGCCATATCCATAAACACAGCCATCAGAAAAGCTTTCCTTGGGGAATTATGCTGAGTTTAAGTTTGCATGCTTTTTTAGAAGGAATGCCTATTGCAGCGGCTCATAATCAAGAATTGGTTTTAGGAATTGCAATTCACCATATACCGGCCGCTTTTGCACTAGGAAGTGTTTTATTAAGCAACCACATCAGCAAGAAAACAACCTCTATTTTATTGATTGTTTTCGCCTTAATGTCGCCTTTTGGCTATTTATTTAGCTTTTCTCTTAAAAATGGGGCTTTATTGGGCGAGTATTATTCTTCTATTATGGGTATTGTAATTGGTATATTTTTACACATCTCTACCACCATATTATTTGAATCTACGGTAGATCATCGTTTTACTTTAAAAAAGACTTTAGCCGTGTCTTTAGGATTGTTATTAGCTTTAGTAGGTTACCTTTTACACTAA
- a CDS encoding phosphatase PAP2 family protein, with product MIEQLIQLDHQLFFAINKGLSNPVFDFLMPILRNKYTWIPLYLAIIFFAIKWYKIKGLYLVIFLAISVSIADFGSASILKPAFKRVRPCNNTALKEQVISRVPCGSGLSFPSTHATDHFAIAVFLITIFRKRWKNTLITGVIWAASIAIAQVYVGVHFPVDITVGALLGSFIGFGIAKLYQKYFALSTQS from the coding sequence ATGATAGAACAGCTTATACAACTAGACCATCAGCTATTTTTCGCTATCAATAAGGGCTTAAGTAATCCAGTTTTTGATTTCCTGATGCCTATCTTGCGTAATAAATACACTTGGATTCCGCTTTATTTAGCTATTATATTTTTCGCTATCAAATGGTATAAAATAAAAGGTTTATATCTGGTTATTTTTTTAGCTATTAGCGTTTCTATAGCAGATTTTGGAAGTGCCAGTATCTTAAAACCTGCCTTTAAAAGAGTAAGGCCTTGCAATAATACAGCGCTTAAAGAACAGGTAATCAGTAGGGTTCCTTGTGGTTCTGGTTTAAGCTTCCCTTCCACTCATGCTACCGACCATTTCGCAATAGCTGTATTTCTTATCACCATATTTAGAAAACGCTGGAAAAACACTTTAATAACAGGTGTTATTTGGGCAGCTTCTATAGCTATTGCCCAAGTTTATGTTGGGGTACATTTCCCTGTAGATATTACTGTTGGTGCTTTATTAGGTTCTTTTATTGGCTTTGGTATAGCTAAATTATATCAAAAATATTTTGCTCTTTCTACGCAATCATGA
- a CDS encoding SAM-dependent methyltransferase — MPKKWFQNWFNSPFYHILYKQRDDEEAELFIDNLCTLLKPAKESRMLDIACGRGRHAIYLNKKGFDVSGIDLSIANIKYAHSFENSRLHFLVHDMRHLFYINYFDFAFNLFTSFGYFETEKEHINALKSFRKSLKADGKLVFDYMNSQKIINKLVLREIKDVDGIEFHISRMVKEGKIIKTIDFEHHAKHYSFKEEVRDFKLADFERMFKLAGLEISHTFGDYQLNEFDINQSDRLIFVCKKI, encoded by the coding sequence ATGCCGAAAAAGTGGTTTCAGAATTGGTTTAACTCGCCTTTCTATCATATTCTTTACAAACAAAGAGACGATGAAGAGGCAGAACTTTTTATTGATAACCTTTGTACTTTGCTAAAGCCTGCCAAAGAATCAAGAATGCTAGACATTGCTTGTGGCAGAGGCCGACATGCCATTTACCTCAATAAAAAAGGATTTGACGTTAGCGGAATAGACCTTTCTATTGCCAATATAAAATACGCACACTCTTTTGAAAATAGCCGCTTGCACTTTTTAGTGCATGATATGCGCCACCTATTTTACATCAATTATTTTGATTTTGCCTTTAACCTGTTTACCAGCTTTGGGTATTTTGAGACAGAAAAAGAGCATATCAATGCGCTTAAAAGTTTCCGTAAATCGCTTAAAGCGGATGGCAAACTAGTTTTTGATTATATGAATAGTCAGAAAATCATCAATAAACTGGTTTTAAGAGAAATAAAAGATGTAGATGGTATAGAATTTCATATCAGCAGAATGGTTAAAGAGGGTAAGATTATCAAAACTATAGATTTTGAACATCATGCTAAACATTATTCTTTTAAAGAAGAAGTAAGAGATTTTAAACTAGCAGATTTTGAAAGGATGTTTAAACTAGCTGGCTTAGAAATATCTCATACCTTTGGCGATTATCAATTAAATGAGTTTGATATCAATCAATCTGATAGACTTATTTTTGTTTGTAAAAAAATATGA
- the glmM gene encoding phosphoglucosamine mutase, producing MTLIKSISGIRGTIGGKAGDALTPFDVVKFTAAFGSWVIQQGGNKKIVVGRDARISGEMVRNLVVGTLQGLGIDVVDLGLSTTPTVEIAVPDEQAGGGIILTASHNPKQWNALKLLNHKGEFINDDEGKKVLEIAESDALTFADVNDLGTVKFDDSYLQKHIDKILALPLVDVEAIKKANFKIAVDAVNSSGGIYVPALLRALGVETVYELYCTPDGHFPHNPEPLPENLTEISKVVVQNRADLGIVVDPDVDRLCFVCEDGSMFGEEYTLVAVADYILKHNPGNTVSNLSSTRALKDVTEAAGGIYKASAVGEVNVVNLMKAENAVIGGEGNGGIIYPELHYGRDALVGIALFLTHLAKYGKSISLLRKSYPSYFISKNKITLTPEMDIDNLLKQVEEKYKNQPYSTIDGLKIEFDKQWVHLRRSNTEPIIRIYSEGDSETVADNLANKIIADIKEILK from the coding sequence GTGACTTTAATAAAATCAATCTCAGGAATAAGAGGTACTATAGGTGGTAAAGCAGGAGACGCTTTAACCCCATTTGATGTTGTGAAATTTACTGCCGCTTTTGGTAGCTGGGTAATACAACAAGGTGGCAATAAGAAGATTGTAGTGGGAAGAGACGCTCGTATTTCGGGAGAAATGGTGAGAAACTTGGTTGTAGGTACTTTACAAGGTTTAGGTATTGATGTTGTTGATTTAGGTTTATCTACCACACCTACAGTAGAAATTGCTGTACCCGATGAACAAGCCGGTGGAGGTATTATCTTAACTGCTAGCCACAACCCAAAACAGTGGAACGCTTTAAAATTATTAAATCATAAAGGCGAATTTATCAATGATGATGAAGGTAAAAAGGTTTTAGAAATTGCAGAAAGCGATGCTTTAACTTTTGCTGATGTGAATGATTTAGGTACTGTTAAATTTGATGATTCTTATCTTCAAAAACATATCGATAAAATTTTAGCATTGCCTTTGGTTGATGTTGAAGCTATTAAAAAAGCTAATTTTAAAATAGCTGTAGATGCTGTAAACTCTAGCGGAGGTATTTATGTACCCGCTTTATTAAGAGCTTTAGGCGTGGAAACAGTTTATGAACTCTATTGTACACCTGATGGGCATTTTCCTCATAATCCAGAGCCATTACCAGAAAACTTAACCGAAATTTCTAAAGTAGTGGTACAAAACAGAGCAGATTTAGGCATTGTTGTAGACCCTGATGTTGATAGACTTTGTTTTGTTTGTGAAGATGGTTCTATGTTTGGCGAGGAATATACTTTGGTAGCTGTTGCTGATTATATCTTAAAACATAATCCAGGTAATACGGTTTCTAATTTGTCTTCTACCAGAGCGCTAAAAGACGTTACGGAAGCTGCCGGTGGTATTTACAAAGCTTCTGCGGTAGGTGAAGTAAATGTTGTTAACCTGATGAAAGCAGAAAACGCTGTAATTGGTGGTGAAGGAAATGGTGGAATTATATATCCAGAATTACATTACGGAAGAGATGCTTTAGTTGGAATTGCTTTGTTTTTAACGCATTTAGCTAAATATGGTAAGTCTATTTCTTTGTTAAGGAAAAGCTATCCATCTTACTTTATTTCAAAAAATAAAATCACGCTTACACCAGAAATGGATATCGATAACTTGTTAAAGCAAGTTGAAGAAAAATATAAAAACCAGCCTTATTCTACTATAGATGGTTTAAAAATAGAATTTGATAAACAATGGGTACACCTACGCAGGTCTAATACAGAGCCTATCATCAGGATTTATTCTGAAGGAGATTCTGAAACTGTTGCAGATAACCTAGCTAATAAGATTATTGCAGATATTAAGGAGATATTGAAATAA
- a CDS encoding four helix bundle protein: MERISKSEFADVFKSRTKQFVIDNIALFRLLPKTEEAKIIGKQLLRSSSSVGANYKAACRARSKAEFYSKLSIVVEEADESAFWLEVLVESQILKILHVERLLKEANEILKVVASARKTVSVNNKKLFIIQ, encoded by the coding sequence ATGGAAAGAATAAGTAAATCTGAATTTGCAGATGTTTTTAAGTCTAGAACCAAGCAATTCGTAATAGACAATATTGCACTTTTCAGGTTGCTTCCTAAAACAGAAGAAGCTAAAATAATAGGTAAGCAGTTATTAAGGTCTTCATCTTCAGTTGGTGCAAATTATAAAGCAGCTTGTAGAGCAAGGTCAAAAGCAGAATTTTATTCTAAATTATCAATTGTAGTAGAAGAGGCTGATGAAAGTGCATTTTGGTTAGAAGTTTTGGTTGAAAGTCAAATTTTAAAAATTTTACACGTAGAACGACTTTTAAAGGAAGCAAATGAAATCTTAAAAGTAGTTGCTTCAGCAAGAAAAACAGTATCAGTAAATAATAAGAAATTATTTATCATTCAATAA
- a CDS encoding cysteine desulfurase family protein — protein MTCVYLDNAATTPLDKEVMKAMVEVMEQSYGNPSSIHAHGREVRTIVEKARKNVANLLHTAPANIFFTSGGTEADNTAIRSAIQDLGITHAITSKIEHHAVGHTLEMLEKTGKITLSYVDIDSKGNIDFTHLEELLSKADRSLVSLMHANNEIATITDIESVGELCEQYGAIFHCDTVQTMGHYPFDVSKLKAHFVVCSAHKLHGPKGVGFLYVHPSIKINPMIYGGSQERNMRGGTENVYGIAGLSKALSIAHEHMQDHREHIQSLKTYMMEQLKAAIPNIHFNGETAADKSLYTVLSVCFPEMDMADMLLFNLDINGISASGGSACSSGTDIGSHVLTAIGADANRPSVRFSFSKLNTKEEIDYVVEKVKEVYKL, from the coding sequence ATGACCTGTGTATATTTAGATAATGCTGCAACTACGCCGCTTGATAAGGAGGTGATGAAGGCTATGGTAGAAGTGATGGAGCAAAGTTATGGCAACCCGTCTTCTATACATGCGCATGGTAGGGAGGTAAGAACTATTGTGGAGAAGGCAAGGAAAAACGTTGCCAACTTGCTTCATACAGCCCCGGCAAATATATTTTTTACTTCCGGAGGTACAGAGGCAGATAATACAGCTATACGTTCTGCTATCCAAGATTTAGGAATTACTCACGCCATCACTTCAAAAATAGAGCATCATGCTGTTGGGCATACTTTAGAAATGCTCGAGAAAACAGGTAAAATAACCCTTAGCTATGTGGATATTGATAGCAAGGGAAATATAGATTTTACCCATTTAGAGGAGTTATTAAGCAAAGCTGATAGATCTTTAGTGTCTTTAATGCATGCTAATAATGAGATTGCCACCATTACCGATATTGAAAGCGTAGGAGAACTTTGCGAGCAATATGGCGCTATTTTTCATTGTGATACAGTGCAAACCATGGGGCATTACCCTTTTGATGTAAGTAAGCTAAAGGCACATTTTGTTGTCTGTTCTGCCCATAAGTTACACGGCCCCAAAGGTGTAGGTTTTTTATATGTTCATCCATCTATCAAAATAAACCCTATGATTTATGGTGGTTCGCAAGAGCGTAATATGCGTGGCGGAACAGAAAATGTTTATGGCATAGCAGGTTTGTCTAAAGCGCTTTCTATCGCTCATGAGCATATGCAAGATCATCGAGAGCATATACAATCGCTCAAAACATATATGATGGAACAGTTAAAAGCAGCTATCCCAAATATCCATTTTAATGGAGAAACAGCTGCTGATAAAAGTTTATATACCGTTTTAAGTGTTTGTTTTCCGGAGATGGATATGGCAGATATGCTCTTATTTAATTTAGATATCAATGGTATTTCTGCATCGGGTGGTAGTGCATGTTCATCAGGAACGGATATTGGCTCGCATGTGCTTACAGCTATTGGTGCAGATGCTAACCGACCATCAGTAAGGTTCTCCTTTTCTAAACTTAATACCAAAGAAGAGATTGATTATGTGGTAGAAAAGGTTAAAGAAGTATATAAACTGTAA